AACAAACCAGtgagaaaggaggagaaaagaacgattgaaaaaaaggagaagaagaagggatgtaGCGCGTCGTACGTGGAGCAGCgcgtaatttgattttattgtttaatgaacttgtaaagcatacaagccctaatggcttgtatgcagagcttttcccaattttaaaatagtttcaATAATATAGTATAAAGAATTCAACAAGACTTATGAAAAAATTCacacaaaattcaaaaagacTCTTACACAAAGAACATGTTAAgaatataactatttatttatcttttcttatcgACTGGTTTCATGACAAAATGAAAAAgtattcaattttattcttatattcaTGTTATCAAATCCATTACTATAGTCCAATTTGGATAAACAGCTTAATTAAGTCCCtttgaaaaaatagtttaaacaataaataattatattaaaagtagcttataaataaattattgtgtttagatttttagttttaaaaatacttattttataaaaatgtgataaaaaaatagtagtattgagagaaatcatttttttaacttctttataAGCTCTTAATAGCTTAAAaggttgcaatttaattttaaaaattatactaaatattaatactactactttcataaattaaaaattcaaaaaaaaatatttttaaaatttttcaaacggCCCATATATATCCGAACAAACAATGCTCATCACAAAACAGCATAAAATAATGGAAGGTTCAACTATCACAGCACAATTTCGTCCGGGCGTTGAAGAGTATAAACAATGCACGAAGCTttacattttatatatatacatatacgaACGAAATATATGTTttggaaaaaataatttaagatgGAATCTAACCATCTGAAAGAAACAGTTATTACCGCGTGAGAAATGAAAAAATCCATAAAGTAATTCCGTAAAACAACAATCAAGACCCCATACATATTCATAGTTGACAACTACTTACCAACTTATTCCATTGGTGAAATAGCACTCCTCTTTCGGATAAAGTATTGGGACTAGTAACTTGTATGAAGTGATAGGACAAGCCCCTAGAGCCTTAGACGCAGTCCCGACCTCCTTTCACTTATCCCCTAGTCACCGCCACTTATCACCGACTTTTGATGCAGAACTTTTCAACGCAATCAACATATGAACTATAAtgcaaaaatttgaaaaagcacaCATTGGCATTTTTACCCTcgtagaaaaataaacaagaacatgTAAATTGAATGGTAAATCAAAGATCACCttaattctttaaaataaaaacacaaacttGTCCAAGGAACTTAACCACTTGTAAAGAGACTAGACAGACTACATTTTATCATCCCCCAACTCTAAGACCTAACAAAAGAACTCCCaaagaaattatatttaaaaaaaaaaacacattaaCAACATTAACCCAAAATCTATCTACACAaggcaaaaacaaaaatttacacACAAAAAAGGCACTTGGTTCTGTCAAAATATTAAACCCACTGTAGTAGTTCCCAACAACGTTCTTTTGTCATTCATCCACCTCACGGACTTCTTCATCCAACAGCTTGTAGACACTGAAGTGGTTGACCCTGATTTTCCATTCTCCTTTAATGGGATCGTATGAAATAAATTCAGCACCTTGGTCCTCAGCCTTTCTCTTAAGCATCTCCTTGTATTTCTCGATCTTTGGCCCCTCTGTGTATTGTTGCCCAGTTTTCTTGTCAAAACATTTGATGTTAAGGAGAGTAACCTCAGCGGGCTTATTCAGCCCTTGTCCAACAGGTGGCTTCTTTGCATCATCCATGTAAACAATAACCTCACGGTTGTTGAACTGAATAAGGGACTCAAGGTCAAGCCCTCTTACATCTGTCTCACCCAAGAATCTGATGCTGCCATAACCTTGCCTTCCAACCACAAAGTCCTTGACATGACTGCAGAATCCTGGTTCGGCTCTTTCCTTTGCCGCCAGCTCATGTATTCGAGGCTGTGTGTAGTAATCAGAACGCCGAAGCTTTGGCATTAGTGCCTCAACATCAGCTCCGTGTTCATACACAATCGCAGCCTCACCAGCCCTGTGCCCACTGACGGTCTTGTATACATCTGCCTTTTGAGGAGAATGGACCTCACTACTCCCATTTGGTACTTGCTTTGTTGTAGGATGAACATGCTCCTTGACAACCCCATTTTCCACTGCAGTTTCTGAAATCAATCATCGAAATTCAGTGTGTTTCAATAAAACAACCAAAAAGTATTCACAGAAACCAAAAAGCTTCTGTATAACTAAATCAAGTACTACAAAATTCATAAGTACATACTATCGCTAGCTGAGCCGGTCCCATTGACTGGTTGAGTAGACGCTTCTTTAGATACACTTCCTGAACACGGTATTAAGAAACAAACTAATAAGTCTGCTTGTCATTCATTAATCTCTAGGAATGGAatttactttttcaaaaagGGGCATATGGGAAACAATAGGACCACCAACATAATATGGGATGCAAACCCACTACAGTAgcacaattttctttttatatagcTTTTTGGTGGGGCCCCGCCCGCGGGGGGTTATGTTAATAAAGTGGTGCCCAATGTTGATAGTGATATATTTCTATCTTACCAAACACTTCAACACAAATCTTTGGATGGCATGCCTTGTGTTAGCGCATAATCAAACATAATAACATGGCCCGGACTCtgagtaaaataaataaaacacaaacaATTTAGAAAACATTACCATTCTCCTTCACCGGGGTATTTCTATCCTTAAAAGGTGATGCTTTCTCAGATGAAGCCCTTCCAGGCCACTGCTCCATGGGACAAATAATCAGTGCCCTTGGGTTTTCTCTAGGAATGAAAAGTGCATCAGCCTTTGGAGTGGTTGGAGTGTCCTCGTCATCATTAAAGAATGGAACCTGCAGGCAAGAAGTGCAGTTATACACCATATTCATCTGCATAAAGGAGCATGTTATTTAGAAACCTAGATTGATAATAAAAAGAACTACAGTACTCACCTTTGGTCCATCTGTTTTAGACTGATATTTCCGGACAGGAACCCTAACTCGTCTTTGTGATAAGTGTCGAGAAGTCAATAACGATGATATTCTAACAGGTGCAGGTTTGTCTTGTGCCTGAAATGAGATATCATAACATAATCATTCAACCATATTTTAAATGCACATAAAAGATCAAAGTAATTTATGCTCAATTACAAAACCAGCATTTAAGACCAATAGAACCAAAGTTCAAATCAAAGAGAGATATTCTTACAGGCATGCTAGAGATTCCATATTGAATCGAAGTTGTTCCACCTCGACCAATTGACATCTGAGGCAAAGCAGGAAGTGTTCCAAATGGATTGGTAATTGGTGCCGGTTGTGAAACTACAGAGCTCAGGGTAGAAGACCTGTCAAGTGAACACATATAAGCAAAGAaccttatatattttaaatacaacattcaaacttgtcaaagaaagaataaaaatgaCAATTCTACTCCAAAAAGACAAGCAAATAAAAAGACAAACACATAAGTGACTTTACTTAGTTAAAAGAGTTGGAACTTACGACAGTCCAAAGTTACTCTGTCCAAATATACCTGGAGTGCCACCGAAGCTACTTGCACCAACTATTTAAGACAGTACAGTAAGAACTCATTAGAAACATTAATCTTTCAATCAGTGCAAGGGGGAAAATAGAATAGGCAATAGATAATATATTTGACTGACTAGGTTGTGTCTGGCCAAAGTTGCCAAAGGCAAATGAACCACCTGACTGAGCAGTCTGTGGTTGTTGGAAAGGCATTGAAATGGATGGCTGCACACAtaagtgaaaaaaatatattagaaagTCAAAATGCAGTGAAGTATAGTCTCACTGTTACACACAAATCTGTACTAATCTTTCTGTCGATACCATTTTACCTAGcagtaaaattaatttagtttacaCACAATTAGGAAGCAATAGTACCACTAAATACATGTAAGCAAACAATGTGATGAGTATAATCTCAGTTGTTATTGTTGAGATGGGATATATTAGCAAGGACCAAACTTCTAACCACTGGGTCATGGAGGGTTTAATATCATGTCAAGAATCAACTCTTTCAGTCACAACTAGATAGGTTAATGTTTCAATAGTACAATTGTATTGCATACCATCTTTCATTTACTTAGCCTGCACTCCTCTAATATTTAAACAATACTTGGTAAAGATTTTTACACTTTTAACTGAAAATTTGGTCTCAATAGATCCATGTCAACAACCCTGGCTTTTGTGTGAACAGGACCACATTTTATCTTCCTTGATACAAACGTTGTACCCTATCAAAACTAAGATTAAAAAGTGAAAGCAATACTGCATACCTATAAATACTCACCGCCGTTTGCCCAAAGCCTGTCAGAGTATTAGATGTGAGTGATGAGCTGCTCGAGAAAATGCTTCCAACAAGCCCAGAAGAAGGTGAATTGAACAAGCTAGTTTGACCAAAAGATGAAGTCTGCCCAAAGGGAGAGGATGTCTGTCCGAAACCTGAGCTTGGCTGCGGGGCTATAGAACTAAATAATTGGGATGGCTGAGTGTTCCCAAAAATGCTTGAGCCAAATGGTGAAGATGAAGTCTGAGCAGAAGCAGTATTAAACAAGGATGTAGAAGATGTCCCAAAGCTCGGAGAAGAGTTAACTCCAAATGGAGAAGGGGATGAGCAAAAAGGAGAAGGCTGTGATACACCTGTTGTTGAAGAACCAAAAGCTGATGAACTGAAGGCAGGAGCAGGTGAAGTTGTACCAAATCCAGAAAAAGTTGAAGTCTTTTGGGCAAACGGGTTAGAACTAGTTGTCGTGCCAGAAAAAGGGTTGGCAGATGTTTGACCAAAACCTTGTATAGGAGCAAAGGCGTTTGTCTGTGTTGTAGATGATCCGAATGGTGAACTAGTGGATTGAGCAGAGGAAAGTGGTCCACCTGAATTTAAATCGAGTATAGATCATGTCAAGGTTACCGTAATTGGAATGAGCAAATTTATcacattattatttataataaagaaGTACCTTTATCTCCCAATTGATAGTCCTCCCATCTTAGCTCCTCGTGGCTTTTTTCTTTGTAGATAGGCATGGCTGATATCGATTCCAATTTGGCAGTCTGTCCAGAGGTACCACTATCTGCTTCTGTTGTTGGTGTATAGTTAGCTACTCTACTTCCACCCCGTTGACCTCCAAAACCCGGCTGACCAATACCAGCATTTCCAAAGGCTGGTGATGGCGTCTGGGATCCTGCACGAAGAAATATGTAAGGAGAACATTCAATTCCCATGGCATAAGGTATATGAAACCCAAAATAAAGTCATTACCATACTAAGTCCCaggtatttaaaaataattgtcaCTAAGTATTCAGTATTATGAAGGCTTTTTTAACTCACCAAATGCAGAACTCTGCCCTCCAAAAGGTGAGCTTGTACTTCCAAATGGGGTGCTGCCAACAAATGCAGAAGAAGACTGGCCAAAAGCTGGAGTAGAGCCAAAACTAAATGCAGGGGTACTTGAAGCTCCAAAAGCTGGAGTACTAGATGCCCCGAAAGCCGGAGTGCTAGAGACACCAAAAGGGCTAGTTGAGGCCCCAAATGCTCCCCCGCCTCCAAAAACAGAAGTATTGGACCCACCAAATGCACTTCCTGTGTTACCAAAGGATGGGCTGGAAGTTGAACCAAATGCAGGGGTGCTAGTTGTACCAAATGCTAGGGTGCTAGCAGCACCGAATGCAGGGGTGCTAGCAGCACCGAATGCAGGGGTGCTAGTAGCACCAAATGCAGGGGTGCTTGAAGCACCAAATGCAGGGGTGCTTGTGGCACCAAACGCAGGGTTGCCCGTTGAACCAAATGCTGGCTGAGACGATGCACTAAAAGGAGTTGAGGAACCAAAAATGCTGCTTCCAAACGCTGGTTGCGACGGCTGGGTGGCAGTGGCACTTCCACCAAATGGACTTGTTTGAGTGGGAGTAGATCCAAAACCTCCAAAAACAGGCTTCTGACCAAAAACAGATGATCCTATATGGCAACAGATAAAAcgaaaagtgaaaaacaaattaagagAATATACAGAAAACATGCCAAAAGATGCTAATCAATCATTAAGTGCAAAGAAGTCAAGGCAAGAATGTGTAATATAATATGTCACTCAAGAGTGTGTAAACAAAGCTCTACAACTGCATTGCAAGTCCACCACCAAACAAAACCATCAAAATAATTAGCTAATCACCAATAGGACCATAGAATCGTGATTTTATCTCATAACAAAGGTAACAGTCCAAACCTTTGTATGAAGACTGTAAACTGGCATTTCCTTTTTGGGGTGTGTGAATGGAAGGGTTTGAAGATTATAATAGACAAACCTTTCCATTCCCTCACTTgcaaacacaaaaactcaactCACATACACAACCTTTATTAATATGATGCTTTTCATTCTTCCAAACATCGCAAGAAAGACAgttacaccaaaattaaaatgacAACTAAACTGATAATTACATAAGCATGCATACCCCCAAATGATGATGACGAACCACCAAAAGCTGGGGTGGAAGATGAAGCACCAAAAGCCGGAGCCGAACTACCAAATGCGGGCGAAGATGAAGCACCAAACGTTGTGGTGGAAGAGAAGGGAGAAGAAGGCTGAGCAGCACCAAACACACCAGTTGAAGTGCCTCCAAATATGGAACTACCTGTCTGCGAACCAAAAGGACTACTACCAAAAGGCTTAGGGGCGAAGGGATTGCTGCTAGAATTATTCTGCCCGAAAACAGACGGTGAGCCGAATGGGCTCGATGAAGACTGCCCAAAAGCTgggaaatgaaaaagaaattaacaaaacaTAAATGACGAATCAATTATAGTCTAATAAACTATCACATTCTAAGCTCTAACCGATACACatctcaaataaaaaaagaaattaagaaaccATAAATATACAATTAAGAAAAATGAGACAGAAAATTatcacaaaacataaaaataaaagaagagaaatagaTATTAATAAGAAGCAAAGGCAAATGCACTTACGGTTCGTTGACCCAAACATCGTCACAAGTTCCCAAACACAAAGCGGCCTGTTGTTGCTCCCTAACTGCAATCATCATTCAACAATATGCACATTAGAAGCAAAAATCAATTTAACTTCTCTTCATATTTTATCCTAAACAAGGaacaaaattaaccaaaataaataacaaaacgCGAGCCGTAAGATTTACATTTAGGggtaaaataatcaattaatcaacgACATTCTTACGATGCCAATCAGTTGAATCAAATATAGAAGATGCAACAATATTATCTGAAGGGACACAACGACGGAAACTTAAAAAGATAAAACGGAGGCGTTGTTAaaccaagaaagaaaagaaaaagatggggCAACGAAAGGGAGAAAAGAATGACAAGAGAGAAAAACTTACAACAGTGATATTGTTGGGAAATGGATCTTGGTTCCGAAGAGTGGGAACGGTGGTGGATTAgggcagagagagagagatggggGTTTGGGTCACAGTGACAGAGAGAATGGCGATTGTATAGCCTTGCCCGTTGTGGATTGCGTCAACCAAGCCAGTGTAATTCCAGCCGCGATTGGTAATGGCATAACCAGAAGGGGAGTAGGGGAGACAGGTCGATTTTCAGGCGGTAAGGTTTTGAACAAATCAAGTAAGCGAGTACCTGTATCCGTCGCCTTCTCCTCGGTTCGCTTCTGAGGATCTCTAGTTGGCGGGACTAATAGTAATAAGCCCTGCATCATAGCGTTAAAATTCCGTCCTGAAAAAATTGGAAATATAGCGTTAAAATTACGAAGGTAAACCACCTTCTACGAGTATCACAGgaaatcatttatttattttatttagcttgaaatttttttgttttatttatttttctctaatattgccttttcatttaattatatttatatttatatggataattaaaattgaaaatgataACCTGTTAATTAGGTTACAATATTATttctaaaacaataaaaaatgagTTACGTACATtttttacaaaaagaaaaattaaaaagttaaaaccgattatttatttttttttccctctCACATCAATTGcctattttggaaaaaaaaactaaaatgcaatgttaattttaaatattttatatttttattttaatattttttaatagattaACTATTAATTCGGTATTTGAAAGATTCAGACGTTcacaaaaatatctctaaaagaTGTTATCGATAAAACAACctttgaataatttaaaaatacgacAAAAAGaaccaataaatattatattttttacaagTAACACATAAATTTTCATATTTAGCAGACGACTTATCTATTAAATCTAAATTTTGATGGTAACgtttaaatacatatttaaaaaatgcacaaaaaaattggaacaaaatataatctctaaattttttttcaaaagaatatagttatttatagatgaaaatatcttttttttaataataattacaaaaatttataacaaattttgatctctaaaattattttttataatatatatttaatatttaattctttttatcatattttaaatttttcaaaaatttatttatctttagtATCTTCAGGAATTCGTTTTGTCAATGGTACaaattttttgatattattttagtaatttatttttttaaatgtataaAAAAGATCATCTAAAAACTTAAATAATTAAGATGACAAGGATGTGTAAATATTATccataaaaatttttatctttaattttttattaaaaaattgtgtAAAGATTTTAAGAGTGTGTTATTATTGAGTTAACCCATAAATACATGAGCTTTTGACCTGTTTAAactgaaaattatgaattaatatAGAAGATGCTtggtagattttttttttttggagtaaTATTAcacatctaaatttttttatgaatcaagtttaattaaattaaataataaaatttaaaataatattaattataactaatttttattatattagactAACTTTATTAAACTtagttaacaaaaaattttaaatgaataaatagtCAAAATGGTCCTTAAAAAATCATCCCAAAAGATTTTCAGTTAGTCACGTTAGTCCTTTCGTCAACTCTCTCGCTAACGCCGTTAACGGAAGCTGACATGGCACGTTAGGATCCATGTCAGCACACCCCATCTATTCTGATTGTCTGCCAATACGATTACTTCTCGAAATTTCGTCAAATTAATCCCTAAttactaaaccctaatcccatCACAGTGTATGTATGTCCCCTTACGTTGAGTGCAGCTGTAGAGGTTCAGAAACCAATATTGAAACTCGCCGGCATGATGGGTGGTGGAAACGGAGGTCGTCGTGGAGGGGTCTCCTATCACTTAGTTGGTAGCTATGGGTCTAGCTTGTTTATgcaaagaaagaggaagaatgaAGACCTGATATGTCATTGTGGGTTGAAGACGTTGATTAAAAAATCTGGAACTTTAGAAAATTCAGATAGATTGTTCCATACATGTCCAAGATACCGAATGAGTTGTtctcataaaattttttatcttcaatATTCTTACTAGTTGTAGGGTTTTCAATCATAAAATTCCTTAAATTTTTGCAGAATGGCAACCATTGCAACTTCTTCAAATGGGTTGATAAAGATGAATATGATGAAGGAAATGGAGATGCAGAAATTAATGTGAAAGTAGAGAGCAATAATGATGAGTGGAAAGTAAACATTGCACGGAGAATGGAGAGTTTGGAAGCATAAGTGAGATTTGCAAGAATGCTAATAACCTTTATGTTCATTggattgataattgtgattttagTTTTGGGATTAATTTGCACATTTTGTATTTTCAAGTGATAATgcaattaatttgtatttaggCATGTAATTTGGTATGAACAAGAATTAGAAGATATGtcttattgtatttaatttagtctttaattttgtttttctaaattttattttagcaaGGTTATCCTTTAAATTGTAACCTGGTTAATTGAACTTAAAAGTAGTAGTTGAAGTTAATACTTTATGAAATCAATAAACACATTACACAACTATACTAATTACACAAGATTACAATGATATGTAGAAAAACAACATATTTTCATATATTGAAACTGAAACAACAACATTGTTTGATCATAATTATCTTATCAATATCCAAAAAGCTAACCATATTAACCTAATCAAATGGCTAAACCAAAACATAAGGGACTTAACATTGAAACCAACCACAATGTTCTTAATGGCAATAAGAGAGCcctatacaaaaaatatatcacTAGCCCTAATTACATAATGTTCAGATATTAGCATTAAGTAAGCTTATCCTTCTTCCTAAGAGGTTTGAATCCTGGAGTAGGAACAAACGTCATAAAGTCTACAAGTCTCTTGGCAGTGGTAGAGTTAGTTCCCCTAATGGTTTTAGACTTTTAGTAGAAAGCTGTTGATGTTGCAACAGCTTGGGGATATGATTTTTCTCTGGCTCCTCCCTTAACAACTTTAAATTTAGATGGCCTTGGAACAGTTTCTGCATAATTTCAGCAAGAATTTTATCCaacattcaaaaataatttcagTTGCAAATATAAACAATAACATCTAATTTTTCCAAGTTACAAATGCAACCTGTTGTGAGTTTTGCGTGTGTTGTGTTGATGGGTAGGCATCTGTCTAGCTAAGTACAAGCTCAATTAGAACGTTCTGCTCGGGTGCAGGTGGCTCAGTAATTAGGACAACAGGGGCAGCATCAAATAGAAGGGCAACAGTAGTTACAACTGCAAGTTATAACTGCATTTGCCTTGTTTGTTCCTCAGCCTCTATCTGTTTTTTCTTTGGACAAGTTCTCTTGTTATGACCAACTTCTCCGTAGAATATGCAACTGATGGGATTGTATTTTCGCTTCATCTTTGACCTTGTGCCGGAAGGGCCCTCATTCTTGTCTTTTCTCCTCTTTGTTGTTGGCCTTCCTGGCTTAGGCTTAATTGGGGCAGAACGGGGGTTGGGGATGGTATTTTCTCCCAAAAATATTGTTCCTTGACCGGGTTGACATTGAAAGCATAGGTTCTTTTGTATGATTTCGTCCTTAGCCATTCCTGACAATACTCCTCTGGCCTCTTATCATGCTTATCTTGTATGGCTACAATTGCATGCATGCATGGCATTCCTCCTTGACAAAAATAATTCCTTAATTGATATTGTTGACATTGTATGAGTATAACAAAATTTAGTTTGAGTATATACCTGTGAGTAGCCAGAACCTACAGGTGCATGTGTGGTTACGCAAGTCCCCAACCATATTAGTTGGCCAGCCTTGTATCTCATAAAGACATTCTTTTTCATCACCAAACCAATGAAGAACCCAATTCCTAGATAGCTTAATTAATCCCTCAAGTCTACTTTGTTGCACCGGAGGAAGAATGCCTTGATAAACCATTAGCTTTTGTCGGTTATCAATCATGCTCTTCATGATAATCCATCTGATTTCTTCAGCCAAAGTCAATATAGGCTTATGTCTTTCGTGCTTTAAGGTGGTCTTTTTAACATATCTTCCAGATTTTGTCTTAACACCTTCACTAGCCTTCTCTTTGTTTTTCCAAAGGCTGGGATGTTGGAGGGCTCTGGAGCAACTAAGCAAGGCTTTGATGTGGGTTTAAAAGTAGGATTTAGTTTGGGCTGAGAGGAATTATTTTTTGAAACCGAAGTGGGCTTTGAAGGGGGCTGTTCTGCTTATTTTTTGGCCTCcatgttaatttttttgggcTCTGATCTTGTTGTGGGCTGAGAGGAGCTTAACTTGCGCTGTAACAGTGAAGGTATTAACTCACTCCTAGATACTGTGGGCTGAGAGTGAATTTTTCTGGACTTTGGGACAATCTTTCCTTCATTATTTGCAAGTACAGCTACTTCTTTACCTACGTCCTCCACCAGTTGTGGTTCTGACACTCCATACTCAAAGTATATGTTAATAACATTGTTATTCCTCCTACAATACTTGATCATCGTAATCAAATTAGCATTAACGTCTAACTTCTTCAAGACAAACTCCAGAGACAACTAGGGAACCTTCCAAATGTAGTTGTTCGCCTTAGCATACCCTAACTCCTTATAATATCCCTTCACAAAAAAATCTACTGTATCTGCCTCAATTTCCATTAACACTTCCGTGTGATCTGGTTCATAAGTCATTCTTTCCCTTATATCGGTTTTAAACTTCCCACCATGGTGAAATACAAATGTCATTGGAAGTCCTTCCATCTACAAaggaataaagataaaactcAGCCTAATCCCAAAATGACAAATAACTATATAATGTACATTATCTGATTACAAgagttttgacaaaaaaaaagtttaactcATTAGTAATAGTATACAAGAAAATTAGCATTCATATCCTCTAAGAGTATTACCTACATAATATCAGACATGTAATATCATACAAGTAAACTTATCAGCCAAGAATTATTTTTCATGCTACTTAGAACGTGAACAATTTTTTATCTCCATGATCTTATCAAATCCTAGGAAGCAAACTAATACATGTAATTGGAGAAAAATTGCATGATCTtttctaaacataatttcaaaTTCAGAAAAATTAACATTTATATCCTTTGGAGTGCGTATGTACTCTGTTTTCAAAAACGTAGCATAATTCATGTTTACCTCTACTGATCATAGTTCGCAAACCCTGACCAAATTCCAAAAATAACAATGCTAAACTATAAACCACCTAAAAATTCAAGCCTAAACACATTTAAAATGAGTTTATTAACCACAACAAACcctt
The Arachis duranensis cultivar V14167 chromosome 5, aradu.V14167.gnm2.J7QH, whole genome shotgun sequence genome window above contains:
- the LOC107490715 gene encoding nuclear pore complex protein NUP98A isoform X2, with translation MFGSTNPFGQSSSSPFGSPSVFGQNNSSSNPFAPKPFGSSPFGSQTGSSIFGGTSTGVFGAAQPSSPFSSTTTFGASSSPAFGSSAPAFGASSSTPAFGGSSSSFGGSSVFGQKPVFGGFGSTPTQTSPFGGSATATQPSQPAFGSSIFGSSTPFSASSQPAFGSTGNPAFGATSTPAFGASSTPAFGATSTPAFGAASTPAFGAASTLAFGTTSTPAFGSTSSPSFGNTGSAFGGSNTSVFGGGGAFGASTSPFGVSSTPAFGASSTPAFGASSTPAFSFGSTPAFGQSSSAFVGSTPFGSTSSPFGGQSSAFGSQTPSPAFGNAGIGQPGFGGQRGGSRVANYTPTTEADSGTSGQTAKLESISAMPIYKEKSHEELRWEDYQLGDKGGPLSSAQSTSSPFGSSTTQTNAFAPIQGFGQTSANPFSGTTTSSNPFAQKTSTFSGFGTTSPAPAFSSSAFGSSTTGVSQPSPFCSSPSPFGVNSSPSFGTSSTSLFNTASAQTSSSPFGSSIFGNTQPSQLFSSIAPQPSSGFGQTSSPFGQTSSFGQTSLFNSPSSGLVGSIFSSSSSLTSNTLTGFGQTAPSISMPFQQPQTAQSVGASSFGGTPGIFGQSNFGLSSSTLSSVVSQPAPITNPFGTLPALPQMSIGRGGTTSIQYGISSMPAQDKPAPVRISSLLTSRHLSQRRVRVPVRKYQSKTDGPKVPFFNDDEDTPTTPKADALFIPRENPRALIICPMEQWPGRASSEKASPFKDRNTPVKENGSVSKEASTQPVNGTGSASDKTAVENGVVKEHVHPTTKQVPNGSSEVHSPQKADVYKTVSGHRAGEAAIVYEHGADVEALMPKLRRSDYYTQPRIHELAAKERAEPGFCSHVKDFVVGRQGYGSIRFLGETDVRGLDLESLIQFNNREVIVYMDDAKKPPVGQGLNKPAEVTLLNIKCFDKKTGQQYTEGPKIEKYKEMLKRKAEDQGAEFISYDPIKGEWKIRVNHFSVYKLLDEEVREVDE
- the LOC107490715 gene encoding nuclear pore complex protein NUP98A isoform X1, encoding MFGSTNPFGQSSSSPFGSPSVFGQNNSSSNPFAPKPFGSSPFGSQTGSSIFGGTSTGVFGAAQPSSPFSSTTTFGASSSPAFGSSAPAFGASSSTPAFGGSSSSFGGSSVFGQKPVFGGFGSTPTQTSPFGGSATATQPSQPAFGSSIFGSSTPFSASSQPAFGSTGNPAFGATSTPAFGASSTPAFGATSTPAFGAASTPAFGAASTLAFGTTSTPAFGSTSSPSFGNTGSAFGGSNTSVFGGGGAFGASTSPFGVSSTPAFGASSTPAFGASSTPAFSFGSTPAFGQSSSAFVGSTPFGSTSSPFGGQSSAFGSQTPSPAFGNAGIGQPGFGGQRGGSRVANYTPTTEADSGTSGQTAKLESISAMPIYKEKSHEELRWEDYQLGDKGGPLSSAQSTSSPFGSSTTQTNAFAPIQGFGQTSANPFSGTTTSSNPFAQKTSTFSGFGTTSPAPAFSSSAFGSSTTGVSQPSPFCSSPSPFGVNSSPSFGTSSTSLFNTASAQTSSSPFGSSIFGNTQPSQLFSSIAPQPSSGFGQTSSPFGQTSSFGQTSLFNSPSSGLVGSIFSSSSSLTSNTLTGFGQTAPSISMPFQQPQTAQSGGSFAFGNFGQTQPIGASSFGGTPGIFGQSNFGLSSSTLSSVVSQPAPITNPFGTLPALPQMSIGRGGTTSIQYGISSMPAQDKPAPVRISSLLTSRHLSQRRVRVPVRKYQSKTDGPKVPFFNDDEDTPTTPKADALFIPRENPRALIICPMEQWPGRASSEKASPFKDRNTPVKENGSVSKEASTQPVNGTGSASDKTAVENGVVKEHVHPTTKQVPNGSSEVHSPQKADVYKTVSGHRAGEAAIVYEHGADVEALMPKLRRSDYYTQPRIHELAAKERAEPGFCSHVKDFVVGRQGYGSIRFLGETDVRGLDLESLIQFNNREVIVYMDDAKKPPVGQGLNKPAEVTLLNIKCFDKKTGQQYTEGPKIEKYKEMLKRKAEDQGAEFISYDPIKGEWKIRVNHFSVYKLLDEEVREVDE